A DNA window from Bradyrhizobium barranii subsp. barranii contains the following coding sequences:
- a CDS encoding bifunctional cytochrome P450/NADPH--P450 reductase — translation MSSKNRLDPIPQPPTKPVVGNMLSLDSAAPVQHLTRLAKELGPIFWLDMMGSPIVVVSGHDLVDELSDEKRFDKTVRGALRRVRAVGGDGLFTADTREPNWSKAHNILLQPFGNRAMQSYHPSMVDIAEQLVNKWERLNADDEIDVVHDMTALTLDTIGLCGFEYRFNSFYRRDYHPFVESLVRSLETIMMTRGLPFEQLWMQKRRKTLAEDVAFMNKMVDEIIAERRKSAEGIDDKKDMLAAMMTGVDRSTGEQLDDINIRYQINTFLIAGHETTSGLLSYTLYALLKHPDILKKAYDEVDRVFGPDVNAKPTYQQVTQLTYITQILKEALRLWPPAPAYGISPLNDETIGGGNYRLRKGTFITILVTALHRDPSVWGPHPDAFDPENFSREAEAKRPINAWKPFGNGQRACIGRGFAMHEAALALGMVLQRFKLIDHQRYQMHLKETLTMKPEGFKIKVRPRADRERGAYGGPVAAASSGPRAPRKPTTRPGHNTPMLVLYGSNLGTAEELATRMADLAEINGFAVHLGPLDDYVGKLPQEGGVLIICASYNGAPPDNATQFVKWLGDDLPKDAFANVRYAVFGCGNSDWAATYQSVPRFIDEQLSKHGARAVYPRGEGDARSDLDGQFQKWFPAAAQVATKEFGIDWNFTRTAEDDPLYAIEPVAVTAVNTIVAQGGAVAMKVLVNDELQNKSGANPSERSTRHIEVQLPSNITYRVGDHLSVVPRNDPTLVDSVARRFGFLPADQIRLQVAEGRRAQLPVGNAVSVGRLLSEFVELQQVATRKQIQIMAEHARCPVTKPKLLAFVGEEAEPLERYRTEILARRKSVFDMLLEYPACELPFHVYLEMLSLLAPRYYSISSSPSVDPSRCSVTVGVVEGPAASGRGVYKGICSNYLSNRRAGDAIYATVRETKAGFRLPDESSVPIIMIGPGTGLAPFRGFLQERAARKAKGAALGPAMLFFGCRHPEQDFLYADELKGMAASGITELFTAFSRADGPKTYVQHMLAAQKDRVWPLIEQGAIIYVCGDGGEMEPDVKAALVAIHREKSGSDAATAARWIEEMGAKNRYVLDVWAGG, via the coding sequence ATGTCATCCAAGAACCGTCTGGACCCGATTCCGCAGCCGCCGACCAAGCCGGTGGTCGGCAACATGCTGTCGCTGGATTCGGCCGCGCCGGTGCAGCACCTGACCCGGCTTGCCAAGGAGCTCGGGCCGATCTTCTGGCTCGACATGATGGGCTCGCCGATCGTCGTCGTCTCCGGCCACGATCTCGTCGACGAGCTCTCCGACGAGAAGCGCTTCGACAAGACGGTGCGCGGTGCGTTGCGTCGCGTGCGCGCGGTCGGCGGCGACGGCCTTTTCACGGCCGACACCCGCGAGCCGAACTGGAGCAAGGCACACAACATCCTGCTGCAGCCGTTCGGCAACCGCGCCATGCAGTCCTATCACCCGAGCATGGTCGATATCGCCGAGCAGCTCGTCAACAAATGGGAACGGCTCAACGCCGACGACGAGATCGACGTCGTCCATGACATGACCGCGCTGACGCTGGATACGATCGGCCTGTGCGGCTTCGAGTACCGCTTCAATTCCTTCTACCGGCGCGACTACCATCCCTTCGTCGAGTCGCTGGTACGCTCGCTCGAAACCATCATGATGACGCGCGGCCTGCCGTTCGAGCAGCTGTGGATGCAGAAGCGCCGGAAGACGCTCGCCGAGGACGTCGCCTTCATGAACAAGATGGTCGACGAGATCATCGCCGAGCGCCGCAAGAGCGCGGAGGGGATCGACGACAAGAAGGACATGCTCGCCGCGATGATGACCGGCGTCGACCGCTCGACCGGCGAGCAGCTTGATGACATCAACATCCGCTACCAGATCAACACGTTCCTGATCGCGGGGCACGAGACCACCAGCGGCCTGCTGTCCTACACGCTCTACGCTCTGCTCAAGCACCCGGACATTCTCAAGAAGGCCTATGACGAGGTCGACCGCGTCTTCGGCCCCGACGTCAACGCGAAGCCGACCTACCAGCAGGTGACGCAGCTCACCTACATCACGCAGATCCTCAAGGAAGCTCTGCGGCTGTGGCCGCCGGCGCCGGCCTATGGCATCTCGCCGCTGAACGACGAGACCATCGGCGGCGGCAACTACAGGCTCAGGAAGGGCACCTTCATCACCATCCTGGTGACGGCGCTGCATCGCGATCCCTCGGTCTGGGGGCCGCATCCGGATGCGTTCGATCCCGAGAATTTCAGCCGCGAGGCGGAGGCCAAGCGGCCGATCAATGCCTGGAAGCCGTTCGGCAACGGCCAGCGCGCCTGCATCGGACGCGGCTTCGCCATGCACGAGGCCGCGCTCGCGCTCGGCATGGTCCTCCAGCGTTTCAAGCTGATCGACCACCAGCGCTATCAGATGCATCTGAAGGAAACGCTGACGATGAAGCCGGAAGGCTTCAAGATCAAGGTACGTCCGCGCGCCGATCGCGAGCGCGGCGCCTATGGCGGCCCTGTCGCGGCTGCGTCCTCGGGCCCGCGGGCGCCTCGTAAGCCGACGACGCGGCCCGGCCACAATACGCCGATGCTGGTGCTGTACGGCTCCAACCTCGGCACGGCCGAGGAGCTCGCAACGCGCATGGCCGACCTTGCCGAGATCAACGGCTTTGCCGTGCATCTCGGGCCGCTCGACGATTACGTCGGCAAGCTGCCGCAGGAGGGCGGCGTGCTGATCATCTGCGCCTCCTATAACGGCGCGCCGCCTGACAATGCGACGCAATTCGTCAAATGGCTCGGCGACGATCTGCCGAAGGATGCCTTTGCCAATGTGCGCTACGCCGTGTTCGGCTGCGGCAACAGCGATTGGGCGGCAACCTATCAATCGGTGCCGCGCTTCATCGACGAGCAATTGTCGAAGCATGGTGCGCGCGCGGTCTATCCGCGCGGCGAAGGCGATGCGCGCAGCGATCTCGACGGCCAGTTCCAGAAATGGTTTCCGGCGGCCGCGCAGGTTGCCACCAAGGAATTCGGCATCGACTGGAATTTCACCCGCACCGCGGAGGACGATCCGCTCTATGCGATCGAGCCTGTCGCAGTAACCGCCGTCAACACCATCGTCGCGCAGGGCGGTGCTGTCGCGATGAAGGTGCTGGTCAATGACGAGCTTCAGAACAAGTCCGGCGCCAATCCGTCCGAGCGTTCGACGCGCCATATCGAGGTGCAGCTGCCGTCCAACATCACCTACCGCGTCGGCGATCACTTAAGCGTCGTTCCGCGCAATGATCCGACGCTGGTGGATTCGGTTGCCCGTCGCTTCGGCTTCCTGCCGGCGGACCAGATCAGGCTTCAGGTCGCCGAAGGCCGGCGCGCGCAGCTGCCGGTCGGCAATGCCGTCTCGGTCGGACGCCTGCTCAGCGAGTTCGTCGAGTTGCAGCAGGTGGCGACACGGAAGCAGATCCAGATCATGGCCGAGCACGCCCGCTGCCCGGTCACCAAGCCGAAGCTGCTGGCCTTCGTTGGCGAGGAGGCCGAGCCGCTCGAGCGTTATCGCACCGAGATTCTGGCCAGGCGCAAATCGGTGTTCGACATGCTGCTCGAATATCCGGCCTGCGAGTTGCCGTTCCACGTTTACCTGGAAATGCTCTCGCTGCTGGCGCCGCGTTATTACTCGATCTCCTCCTCGCCGTCGGTGGATCCATCGCGTTGTAGCGTCACGGTCGGCGTGGTCGAAGGGCCGGCCGCCTCCGGGCGCGGTGTCTACAAAGGCATCTGCTCGAATTATCTCTCCAACCGACGTGCGGGCGATGCGATCTATGCCACCGTGCGCGAGACCAAGGCCGGCTTCCGGCTCCCGGATGAGTCATCGGTGCCGATCATCATGATCGGGCCGGGCACCGGGCTTGCGCCTTTCCGCGGCTTCCTCCAGGAGCGCGCTGCGCGCAAGGCGAAAGGCGCCGCGCTCGGTCCGGCCATGCTGTTCTTCGGCTGCCGCCATCCCGAGCAAGATTTTCTCTACGCGGATGAGCTGAAGGGGATGGCCGCAAGCGGCATCACCGAGCTTTTCACCGCGTTCTCGCGCGCGGATGGACCGAAGACCTATGTGCAGCACATGCTTGCGGCGCAGAAGGACAGGGTCTGGCCGCTGATCGAGCAGGGCGCAATCATCTATGTCTGCGGCGACGGCGGCGAGATGGAGCCCGATGTAAAGGCCGCGCTCGTCGCGATCCATCGCGAGAAGAGTGGCAGCGATGCCGCCACGGCTGCGCGCTGGATCGAGGAGATGGGCGCGAAGAACCGGTATGTGCTGGACGTCTGGGCGGGAGGGTGA
- a CDS encoding spermine/spermidine synthase domain-containing protein: MIPWEKIDTAKIPGSDEELRLMRRGKEFSIKLGTNELMNNRLSGSEAALATLAAKQIEKVAKPVVLIGGLGMGFTLRAALTVLGSKAKIVVSELVPAVVAWARGPMAEVFGDSLDDVRVKIRETDVGEIIRAQRSAFDAILLDVDNGPEGLTRKGNNALYNASGLKAAKVALRPGGVLAVWSSGPNPAFTKRLGSAGFDVNEVNVRATGRGGGARHVIWIARKS, encoded by the coding sequence ATGATTCCCTGGGAAAAGATCGACACCGCAAAAATCCCCGGCTCCGACGAAGAGCTCCGCCTGATGCGGCGCGGCAAGGAGTTCTCCATCAAGCTCGGCACCAACGAGCTGATGAACAACCGCCTGTCGGGCTCTGAGGCCGCGCTCGCGACACTGGCGGCGAAGCAGATCGAGAAGGTCGCAAAGCCCGTTGTCCTCATCGGAGGCCTTGGTATGGGCTTTACGCTGCGCGCGGCGCTGACTGTGCTCGGGAGTAAGGCGAAGATCGTGGTCTCCGAGCTCGTGCCGGCGGTGGTCGCCTGGGCGCGCGGCCCGATGGCCGAGGTCTTCGGCGACAGTCTCGATGATGTCAGGGTGAAGATCCGGGAGACCGACGTCGGCGAGATCATCCGCGCGCAGCGGTCGGCCTTCGACGCCATTCTGCTCGACGTCGACAACGGGCCGGAGGGGCTGACCCGGAAGGGCAATAACGCACTCTACAATGCGAGCGGGTTGAAAGCGGCGAAGGTGGCGCTGCGGCCGGGCGGCGTGCTCGCCGTCTGGTCGTCGGGACCCAACCCGGCCTTCACCAAGCGCCTCGGCAGCGCCGGCTTCGATGTGAACGAAGTCAATGTTCGCGCTACCGGACGAGGCGGCGGCGCGCGCCATGTGATCTGGATTGCGCGGAAGAGCTAG
- a CDS encoding nuclear transport factor 2 family protein produces MHLIVRPVAMIAASILMLSVGNGAALAASAQEEANRAAVLAFYEKGLNQKDADAALAYVGNRYVQHNPNAPDGPDGFRKFIGFLREKFPNSHSEIKRSFVDGDFVILHVHSVREPGSRGRAIVDIFKLENGKIVEHWDVVQDIPENPANNNTMF; encoded by the coding sequence ATGCACCTCATCGTCCGGCCCGTCGCAATGATTGCGGCTTCCATTCTCATGCTGTCTGTCGGCAACGGCGCTGCGCTGGCCGCCAGCGCGCAGGAAGAAGCCAACCGCGCCGCCGTGCTAGCCTTCTACGAGAAGGGCCTCAACCAGAAGGACGCCGACGCCGCCCTCGCCTATGTCGGCAACCGTTATGTCCAGCACAATCCGAATGCGCCCGATGGTCCGGACGGTTTTCGAAAGTTCATCGGCTTCCTGCGCGAAAAGTTCCCGAACTCGCACAGCGAGATCAAGCGCTCATTCGTCGACGGCGACTTCGTCATCCTGCACGTTCACTCCGTTCGCGAGCCCGGCAGCAGGGGCCGCGCGATCGTGGATATCTTCAAGCTGGAGAACGGCAAGATCGTCGAACACTGGGACGTCGTTCAGGACATCCCGGAAAATCCGGCGAACAACAATACGATGTTCTAG
- a CDS encoding alpha/beta fold hydrolase encodes MTTHQPPQTIRANGIDICYEIFGNDNAEPLLLIMGLGAQMIHWDDAFCEQLAVHGFRVIRFDNRDIGKSSHLTGGKRLTPLELLKLRFLRIPVAATYKLIDMAKDTVGLMDALGIKSAHLVGASMGGMIAQEVTLSFPERVRSLTSIMSTTGNPRVPPPTREAAAMLMAPPPQSKEEFIVRFGQTWKILRVGSFPEEEALDLGRAERVFARGLNPAGVGRQLRAVLASGSRKERLRGVKTPTLVIHGTVDPLVRPEGGKDTAESIPGAKLLMIDGMGHALPMRFWPEIVGAIDKHARGAAAQAA; translated from the coding sequence GTGACCACCCATCAGCCGCCTCAGACCATCCGCGCCAACGGCATCGACATCTGCTACGAGATCTTTGGCAACGACAATGCCGAGCCGCTGCTGCTGATCATGGGGCTCGGGGCGCAGATGATCCATTGGGACGATGCGTTCTGCGAGCAGCTCGCCGTGCACGGCTTTCGCGTGATCCGCTTCGACAATCGCGACATCGGCAAGTCGAGCCACCTGACGGGCGGCAAGCGCCTGACGCCGCTTGAGCTGCTGAAGCTGCGCTTCCTCAGGATTCCCGTGGCCGCAACCTACAAGCTGATCGACATGGCGAAGGACACGGTCGGCCTGATGGATGCGCTCGGCATCAAGTCCGCGCATCTGGTCGGCGCCTCCATGGGCGGCATGATCGCGCAGGAGGTGACGCTGTCGTTTCCCGAGCGCGTGCGCTCGCTGACCTCGATCATGTCGACGACGGGCAATCCGCGCGTGCCGCCGCCGACGCGCGAGGCCGCCGCGATGCTGATGGCGCCGCCGCCGCAAAGCAAGGAAGAGTTCATCGTCCGCTTCGGCCAGACCTGGAAGATCTTGCGTGTCGGGTCTTTTCCGGAAGAGGAAGCCCTCGACCTCGGCCGTGCCGAGCGCGTGTTCGCGCGCGGGCTCAATCCGGCCGGCGTCGGACGGCAGCTCCGCGCCGTGCTCGCCTCCGGTAGCCGCAAGGAGCGGCTGCGCGGCGTAAAAACGCCGACGCTGGTGATCCATGGCACGGTCGATCCGCTAGTCCGTCCGGAGGGCGGCAAGGACACAGCGGAGTCAATTCCGGGTGCAAAGTTGCTGATGATCGACGGGATGGGCCACGCACTGCCGATGCGCTTCTGGCCCGAGATCGTCGGCGCCATCGACAAGCACGCGCGAGGCGCGGCAGCGCAGGCGGCGTAG
- a CDS encoding PHA/PHB synthase family protein: MNAATGLDFASIPDRIQSEVQRAIQRSIKGVEYFSTSGPSLGSTPKDVLHSRGTMSLYHYRPMSDEIYRVPVLIVMATTNRGYILDLVPGQSFIEFLLKRGYDVYMLDWSAPRPEEKSLRMEDYVLDFIPDCVRRVQADSGEQDVSVIGYCFGGVLSLLYGSIHKDGPMKNLICFTTPIDFREMKLFSNFSDRRYFDVDRLVDSVGNVPPEMILSSFEMLRPASRTVSQIQLWENIWNDEFVKSYRMFDRWATDTLPLAGEYFRTITKDLMWDNKLFNDTMSVGGRAAKLEDIKVPFLHAVAEHDHIVPYDAAKHLIAKIGSDDKEEVMLKGGHVSLVAGANAVKRLWPKLDSWLGKRST, from the coding sequence ATGAATGCAGCCACCGGACTAGATTTCGCATCGATCCCGGATCGCATCCAGTCCGAGGTGCAGCGCGCCATCCAGCGCAGCATCAAGGGCGTCGAATATTTCTCGACTTCGGGCCCTTCGCTCGGCTCGACTCCGAAGGACGTGCTGCATTCGCGCGGCACCATGAGCCTCTATCACTACCGGCCGATGTCCGACGAGATCTACCGCGTGCCGGTCTTGATCGTGATGGCGACCACCAATCGCGGCTACATCCTCGATCTCGTGCCTGGTCAGAGCTTCATCGAGTTCCTGCTCAAGCGCGGCTACGACGTCTACATGCTGGACTGGAGCGCGCCGCGGCCGGAGGAGAAGAGCCTGCGCATGGAGGACTACGTCCTCGACTTCATCCCGGATTGCGTCCGCCGCGTGCAGGCCGATTCCGGCGAGCAGGACGTCTCCGTGATCGGCTATTGCTTCGGCGGCGTGCTGTCCCTGCTCTATGGCTCGATCCACAAGGACGGGCCGATGAAGAATTTGATCTGCTTCACCACCCCGATCGATTTCCGCGAGATGAAGCTGTTCTCCAATTTCTCCGACCGCCGCTATTTCGACGTCGACCGCCTCGTCGACAGCGTCGGCAACGTGCCGCCGGAGATGATCCTGTCCTCGTTCGAGATGCTGCGTCCGGCCTCGCGCACGGTGAGCCAGATCCAGCTTTGGGAAAACATCTGGAACGATGAGTTCGTGAAATCGTACCGCATGTTCGACCGCTGGGCGACCGACACGCTGCCGCTTGCGGGCGAGTATTTCCGCACGATCACCAAGGATCTGATGTGGGACAACAAGCTGTTCAACGACACTATGTCGGTCGGCGGCCGCGCGGCGAAGCTCGAAGACATCAAGGTGCCGTTCCTGCATGCGGTTGCCGAGCACGATCACATCGTGCCGTATGACGCCGCAAAGCACCTGATCGCGAAGATCGGATCCGATGACAAGGAAGAGGTGATGCTGAAGGGCGGTCACGTCTCGCTTGTTGCCGGCGCCAACGCTGTGAAACGGCTGTGGCCGAAACTGGATTCCTGGCTGGGGAAGAGATCGACATGA
- a CDS encoding GNAT family N-acetyltransferase has translation MSEQRSYPRQVKTDAGDIEIRLMSPADEAAMLAFGKGLPTHDLLFLPRNISEPKVLSAWVKEIERGAITSLLAVRDAEVVGCGTLVRDPHSWSPHVGEIRMVVSLDVRGKGVGRALSQETFALALGAGLEKLSVQMTVDQQAAIALFESLGFKAEALLRDHVRDVDGKTHDIVVLGHNIAQVQAQMEAYGLPGAVQH, from the coding sequence ATGAGTGAGCAGCGTTCCTATCCGCGTCAGGTCAAGACCGACGCTGGCGATATCGAGATCCGCCTGATGTCGCCTGCGGACGAGGCCGCGATGCTGGCCTTCGGCAAGGGCCTGCCGACCCATGATCTGTTGTTCCTGCCGCGCAACATCAGCGAGCCGAAGGTGCTCTCGGCCTGGGTCAAGGAGATCGAGCGCGGCGCGATTACCAGCCTGCTCGCGGTCAGGGACGCCGAGGTCGTCGGCTGCGGCACGCTGGTGCGCGATCCGCATTCCTGGTCGCCCCATGTCGGCGAGATCCGGATGGTTGTTTCCCTCGACGTGCGCGGGAAGGGGGTCGGGCGGGCGCTCTCGCAGGAGACTTTTGCGCTCGCGCTCGGCGCCGGCCTGGAAAAGCTTTCGGTCCAGATGACGGTCGACCAGCAGGCGGCGATCGCCCTGTTCGAGAGCCTCGGCTTCAAGGCCGAGGCGCTGCTGCGGGACCATGTCCGGGACGTCGACGGCAAGACCCACGACATTGTCGTGCTCGGGCACAATATTGCGCAGGTGCAGGCCCAAATGGAGGCCTATGGGCTGCCGGGTGCAGTCCAGCATTAG
- a CDS encoding phasin translates to MTTETNTAFEGFKDAFKNILNLEVPEAAREFVKKSANTAKDRAAEVFAGSERVTAAVENAVTESVTEAGKISRNIQQAIYEDAEAFFSGIDKLASAKSVSEAVEIQSSLLRARGEVFVSRAKATADYVGKLAANGAKSAQDNFAKVYTKTA, encoded by the coding sequence ATGACCACCGAAACCAACACTGCCTTCGAGGGCTTCAAGGACGCTTTCAAGAACATCCTGAACCTGGAAGTTCCCGAGGCCGCTCGCGAGTTCGTCAAGAAGTCTGCCAACACCGCCAAGGACCGTGCTGCCGAGGTGTTCGCTGGCTCCGAGCGCGTGACCGCCGCCGTCGAGAACGCGGTGACCGAGTCCGTCACCGAGGCCGGCAAGATCAGCCGCAACATCCAGCAGGCGATCTATGAAGACGCCGAGGCGTTCTTCTCGGGCATCGACAAGCTCGCGTCCGCCAAGTCGGTCAGCGAAGCCGTCGAGATCCAGTCGAGCCTGCTCCGCGCCCGCGGCGAAGTCTTCGTCTCGCGCGCCAAGGCGACCGCCGACTATGTCGGCAAGCTCGCTGCCAACGGTGCGAAGTCCGCTCAGGACAACTTTGCCAAGGTCTACACCAAGACCGCTTGA
- a CDS encoding DUF445 domain-containing protein, giving the protein MTPPATFSFNSPGDAERAAELRRIKALATLVLASTLALFVVAKWLLPVHPVFGFIAAFAEAATIGGLADWYAVVALFKRPLGLPIPHTAIIQSNQARIADKLGEFIQVHFLDAGPVEAKLKEIDFGSFVADWLRDRKRSDDLARFALRLLPEAVSATESSGLMTFIIRRMSSQLQAIDLAPLAAGTLRGFVAEGRHQILFDDLLRVMHETLNQTETMAMIREKVRAELPTLLRLYRADKFLVNKIVASATAFFNEVRSDPKHPFRGEFDRMVLGFVDRLGTDQAYIDRIDGLKRDLLARPELADLARTVWANTRSFIERSASGETQVLQHHLAGMFVAAGEALAGDAELRGEINKGLVAVLRSFVADQKSGVSTFISDQVKAWDMAQLISLIEINIGRDLQYIRFNGSLIGGLAGLALYSVEFLLRWL; this is encoded by the coding sequence ATGACCCCACCCGCCACCTTCTCCTTCAACAGCCCCGGTGACGCCGAACGCGCGGCGGAGCTTCGCCGCATCAAGGCACTGGCGACGCTGGTGCTGGCCTCGACGCTTGCCCTGTTCGTCGTCGCGAAATGGCTTCTGCCAGTGCATCCTGTGTTCGGCTTCATCGCGGCCTTCGCGGAAGCTGCGACCATCGGCGGGCTCGCCGACTGGTACGCGGTGGTCGCGCTGTTCAAGCGGCCGCTCGGCCTGCCGATCCCGCACACCGCGATCATCCAGAGCAACCAGGCCCGCATCGCCGACAAGCTGGGCGAGTTCATCCAGGTGCATTTCCTCGACGCAGGTCCTGTGGAGGCCAAGCTGAAGGAGATCGATTTCGGCTCCTTCGTCGCCGACTGGCTGCGCGACCGCAAGCGCAGCGATGATCTCGCGCGTTTCGCGCTGCGCCTGCTGCCGGAGGCCGTCTCCGCGACGGAAAGCTCGGGTCTGATGACCTTCATCATTCGCCGCATGTCCTCGCAGCTCCAGGCGATCGACCTTGCGCCGCTCGCGGCCGGTACGCTGCGCGGCTTCGTCGCGGAAGGGCGGCATCAGATCCTGTTCGACGATCTCCTGCGCGTGATGCACGAGACGCTGAACCAGACCGAGACGATGGCGATGATCCGCGAGAAGGTGCGCGCGGAGTTGCCGACCCTGCTCAGGCTCTATCGCGCCGACAAGTTTCTGGTGAACAAGATCGTGGCGTCCGCCACCGCTTTCTTCAACGAGGTGCGCAGCGATCCCAAACATCCGTTTCGCGGCGAATTCGATCGCATGGTGCTGGGCTTCGTCGATCGGCTCGGCACCGATCAGGCCTATATCGATCGTATCGACGGATTGAAGCGCGATCTGCTCGCCCGGCCGGAGCTTGCCGATCTCGCCCGCACCGTCTGGGCCAACACGCGCTCCTTCATCGAGCGCAGCGCGAGCGGCGAGACGCAGGTGCTGCAGCATCATCTTGCCGGCATGTTCGTCGCAGCGGGCGAGGCGCTCGCCGGCGATGCCGAGCTCCGCGGCGAGATCAACAAGGGTCTGGTGGCGGTGCTGCGCAGCTTCGTTGCGGATCAGAAGAGCGGCGTCTCGACCTTCATTTCCGACCAGGTCAAGGCGTGGGATATGGCGCAGCTGATTTCGCTGATTGAAATCAACATCGGCCGCGACCTGCAATACATCCGCTTCAACGGTTCGCTGATCGGCGGGCTCGCAGGTCTTGCGCTCTACTCCGTAGAATTCCTGCTTCGATGGTTGTGA
- a CDS encoding esterase/lipase family protein yields MTATAQTLRPPSRTLMFLEGRAIHEFGAFLGALPLLSLAPRGDGHPVLVFPGLVASDASTRALRTFLTSKGYAASGWRQGRNYGLREGVQHAMVDLVQELSDKHGRKISLVGWSLGGLYARQLAKMMPARVRQVITLGSPFAGDPRSTNAWRVYEWASGRKSDEVDPQFGGELAVPPPVPTTAIFSRTDGVCAWQGCMEKTGAQTESIEVESSHCGMGHHPAAVYAVADRLAQKEGQWRPFDRSGWRSMVYPDPHR; encoded by the coding sequence ATGACCGCTACTGCCCAGACGCTGCGTCCGCCGTCCCGCACCTTGATGTTCCTGGAAGGGCGCGCGATCCACGAGTTCGGCGCATTCCTCGGCGCACTGCCGCTGCTGAGCCTCGCGCCCCGCGGCGATGGGCATCCGGTGCTGGTGTTCCCGGGCCTCGTGGCCTCCGACGCGTCGACGCGCGCGCTACGCACGTTTCTGACCAGTAAGGGCTACGCGGCAAGCGGCTGGCGCCAGGGCCGCAACTACGGTCTGCGCGAGGGCGTGCAGCATGCGATGGTCGATCTCGTGCAGGAGCTCAGTGACAAGCATGGCCGCAAGATCAGCCTGGTCGGCTGGAGCCTCGGCGGCCTCTATGCGCGCCAGCTCGCCAAGATGATGCCCGCGCGCGTGCGCCAGGTGATCACGCTCGGCAGCCCCTTCGCGGGCGACCCCCGTTCGACCAATGCCTGGCGCGTCTATGAGTGGGCGAGCGGGCGGAAGTCCGATGAGGTCGATCCGCAGTTCGGCGGCGAGCTCGCCGTCCCGCCGCCGGTGCCGACCACCGCCATCTTCAGCCGTACCGACGGCGTCTGCGCCTGGCAGGGCTGTATGGAGAAGACGGGAGCGCAGACCGAGAGCATCGAGGTCGAGAGCAGCCATTGCGGTATGGGCCATCATCCCGCCGCCGTCTATGCGGTCGCCGACCGCCTCGCGCAGAAGGAAGGCCAGTGGCGGCCGTTCGACCGCAGCGGCTGGCGCAGCATGGTCTATCCCGATCCGCATCGGTAA
- the paaX gene encoding phenylacetic acid degradation operon negative regulatory protein PaaX, translating to MAHPLSRIIDQLKREPSRTGSIVITVFGDAIVPRGGSVWLGTLLEFFESVDIDSGVVRTAMSRLAADGWLTREKVGRNSFYRLADKGSQTFEAATRHIYDPPSSDWTGRFELLLIGNGEDRDVSREALRNAGFGSPLPGVWVAPSGVPVPDEAAGAIRLEVSAEDDSGRRLLSASWPLDRTADAYLKFMKTFEPLRAAIARGADLSEADAFTARILLIHYYRRVVLRDPLLPESLLPGDWPGRAARELCGEVYRALLAPSEQWLDSHGTNEKGPLPPARKLLERRFEA from the coding sequence ATGGCGCATCCGCTCTCCCGCATCATCGACCAGCTCAAGCGTGAGCCGTCACGCACGGGCTCCATCGTCATCACCGTGTTCGGCGACGCCATCGTGCCGCGCGGCGGCTCGGTGTGGCTCGGCACGCTGTTGGAGTTCTTCGAGAGTGTGGACATCGATAGCGGCGTGGTGCGCACCGCGATGTCACGCCTTGCTGCCGATGGCTGGCTGACACGCGAAAAGGTTGGCCGGAACAGTTTTTATCGCCTGGCCGATAAAGGAAGTCAGACCTTCGAGGCCGCCACGCGCCACATCTACGATCCGCCATCGTCGGACTGGACCGGGCGCTTCGAGCTGCTCCTGATCGGCAACGGCGAGGATCGCGACGTCTCGCGCGAAGCGCTGCGCAACGCGGGCTTCGGCAGTCCGCTGCCCGGCGTGTGGGTCGCGCCATCAGGTGTGCCGGTGCCGGACGAGGCTGCCGGAGCGATCCGTCTTGAAGTCTCGGCTGAGGATGACAGCGGGCGCCGTCTGCTCAGCGCGAGCTGGCCGCTGGACCGCACCGCCGACGCCTATCTGAAATTCATGAAGACGTTCGAGCCGCTCCGTGCCGCTATCGCGCGCGGTGCGGATCTGTCCGAGGCGGACGCCTTCACCGCGCGCATCCTGCTGATCCACTACTATCGCCGCGTCGTGTTGCGCGATCCGCTGCTGCCCGAGAGCCTGCTGCCGGGCGACTGGCCTGGCAGGGCAGCACGTGAACTCTGCGGCGAGGTCTATCGCGCGCTGCTTGCGCCGTCGGAACAATGGCTTGATAGCCATGGAACCAACGAGAAGGGGCCACTGCCGCCGGCTCGAAAGCTCCTGGAGCGGAGGTTCGAGGCCTGA